A window of Centroberyx gerrardi isolate f3 chromosome 19, fCenGer3.hap1.cur.20231027, whole genome shotgun sequence genomic DNA:
GCATGAAGGTCCAAAAACAGAATTAGTCCCTCTGATTGTACAGTACGCTAAACGAGCTCCAAGGTTGCAGTTATCATGTTTGGCTCTTAGAGCCCTTAACAGGCTTGTGGTTGGGTCAGAGTGTTGGTGCAGTGTGCAGCCACTGTGGTCGACAGCAAGTGCTTGGAGGATGTAAGAGGCAAGTTTGGAATTCAGCGTGATCAGCACCAAAGCTTCACCCTTAACAACTGAGAAGACAAACTCAAACACAGGAGGcagtggaataaaaaaaaataaaaatgaaaaaagaaaaacatgttcAGCATTACGTGTATATGATATCAGTAGCTTTCCATTGATGCGCTCAGTTTCGAACACTCATTTGTTTTGAATGTCAAAGAATAGTTTGTCTGTTTCTACAGCAGacaaaagcacttttttttttttttttttttttaaatcacactgCTTATGACATCATCTTTACTGGACAAAGCCCTCAGGGCTTTATGTCCTGTCTAGATACAGtataatacatacagtaaacacacaagCCCCAAGAACTAGATCTTCCATTGAAGCTTCACTATTCCatcttatatattttttttctttttccatctctcatTCTAGCAGTGCTACTTTACAGTTTGCCCAGtatttctttgtctttcctttttCATGTTCATCCCTCCATTAACCCATTCAATTCTCTTATTAATTTCTCTACGTCTCaaccttcttctctctttttctgtctcgtTCTCTCACTGTCACACTAAGTGTACttgctcctcccactcctcagGCGATTGGTCCTCTTCTAACTGAGCGGCGAGGTCTAAGTCCGTCTCTCTAGCCTGGGCAGTGTGCGCGGGACCATCTCCACATTGGGAGTGTGAGCACGGGTGTGTGTCCGCTTCGTCCAGCGACACGTCTGCCACACACCCGGTGTCCACACCCTCCTCAGCAGCCTCCCTGTGTTCCAGCTCCAGCGTGTTGGGCCTCGACAGCTCTCGGCCCTCCGCACCCCCGGCACCAGGACAGGGACCGGTCGCCCCTCTCCCCGCCTCGGGCTCACCCTCCGGGGGCTGCCAGGTCGGGGCGGGGGTGACCTCCCTGGAGGTCTGGCTCTCTGACCCAGTCTCAGTGACTGTGTCAGGGGAGGAGTCGGTTTCTGTGGTGGGCGGGGAGGGGATGAGGGCCAGGCTCTGGGGGTTGTTCTGGGGGTTGATGTTGTTGCTAAACCAGGCCATGATGTTGTCCAGCAGCTGGGCGCTGGCCGCGGGGTCTAGGGGCTCCAGTCTCTGAGGGTCACTGGGGGTGAAAGCGCCCCCCGGGGGGATCACTGGTGAAAGCATGAGCTCTGGCTCAAGTTCTGGAGAAGGGAGGCACAACTGGGCGGGGGGCTGGGGGGCTGACTTGGGGGTACGTTCAAGAACATAGGGGGCAGGACGTTCTGGGGTGTAAGAGCTAGTATGTTCTGGGTGAGGGTTGTAAGAGCTGTCTGGTTTTGGGGTGCTTTCATAAGTGGTTGCGTGTTCCCGATTATATGAACTAGGATGGGCAGGATTTTGGGTGCGTTCAAGTGCGTAGGAGCCAGCGTGTTCAGCCTCAGCCAAATAAGTATTCGAGTGGCAGTGACTCTGCTCTTTGCTAGGATCTGAGCTCTGATTGATAGTGATATGGTCAAGCAAATAAGGAGTGGTCAGTGCATTCTGATCTTGTCTATGGCTGCGGTCGCTGTAATTAGGTTCCATGGGGTAAGGAGCAGTGAGTGTGCTATGGTTGTATGTGTGGTGTGAGCATGgctggtcctgtgtgtgtgtgtcgaaggtgtgtgtgtctaggtcaTAAGGAGTGGTTATATTCCCCAGTTTCATAAGGCTGTCccccagctccagcagctctgcactgagggaggggggaggcggagggagagggagggggttaGAGGCGGGAGGCTGGGGGGTGGAGTCTGTCCTGGTGGGAGGGCGGGGAGGATCCAGGAGAGAAGGTGGAAAGGAGGAGCCTCTGGCCCCCAGAGGACCGTCTGTGTTGGGGGAGTGCGAGGCAACCCCACCTAGGTCTCCTGGGGGACCCGGCCgcctctcctgtcctctgtctaaccctctctccagctccggccttccctccatccctctctccatccctccctccaggcCTCTCTCCCTGCGGGACTCCTGGAGGGACAGCTGGATGGCCAGCAGGATGTTCGGGTCGTCCTCGTCCAGTGAACCCAGCGCTCGTCTCCGGCCCTCGCTCCTCTCTGGGCCTTCTGAAACACAAATGGTAAATTtagacatacacaaacagaaaaaggactgtgtttgtgtaactTGATCCCCACTTCACCCCAGTGATCAATGCCCTTTATGTGCTTAGACTAGActattaaaaaattaaaataatttttacCGGTTGCCTGGTGTACTGACAGATCAATATTTATACATGAAAGTATGTATGGTGCTTGACTGAGATCCAGAGTTTGTCCAAATATATATTGTTATACACATTCTGTATGTTGTATATGTTAAGGTAAATCACATTGAGTTAATTTCCTAAAcgctacatatccattttgaaaaaaactgTACCTTACGTGACCTGAGGACTAAAGGGACCTGAGGACCAATGTTCTCAAGGTTTAATtgagtattttattattatatttgtgCTACTAATCATTTTATGAGTGCACACgtcacttttttccaaatgatggatatctaattttagaatgaaactcttcatataaaCGATTGTTACACACGTtataaacactgtgtgtgtactAGACCTGTGTTGTCACTCCTCCTGCTAGTCTCTGGTGTGTTGCTGTTGCTTCTTAGGCTGTGCAGACTCAGCATGTCTCCTCTGCGCCGCGGCCTGTGTCTTCGGCGGTACTGGATGTCAGCATACTCCTGCAATAAGTCATTTAAGTTAAGTTATTACAAACACAACAGGCTCAATAAGTGTCAAGAATCGATTTTGTGTCCCTAACAGGTGCAAGCCTACAGCACCGATCTAGCAAACAAAACAGGATTCAGCCCATGCAGGCAGGAGACTAAAGTGCATTTTCTTTCAGTATGTGGAGATAATAACAGATCTCTGTGCATtacctgtgtctgtctgtctctctgatctCCTCCTCCCAGTACAGAGTGACGACTCAGCATCTTAACACACATAAGTAAACTAGGTCAGCTGCAGCCATAGACACGCGCATGCATATGACTTCATACTCAAGTGggtcactgaacacatttttagGGAGTAGCGTTAGCTTGGCATGAAGCAAAAAGAGAAGCAGAACAAAaagttagtgtgttagtgtatgGTGTGATATAGgtcgggtttttttttttacctcaggaGAGGCAAAGCCTAGGTACTCCCAGTCCCAGGACCCTCCAGGgtaactgaaacacacacacaaacacttgttTTCTCACAATGAAACACAAGGAGCAGATGACTTAGTTTTAATATTTGGACTCAGTCTAGGAGCCTCTTCATTCTTCTCAGTGTCTCTCCAATACAGTCAAAATTTTTCCACATTCACATTCCCTTGTCGATGtattgtttgagtgtgtgtgtccatacttCCTGCGGGGAGCGTCAGGAGAGTCGTTGGGAGCCACGCCGCGGGCCACAGAGGCCAGGAACTCCTGCCTCTTCTGTTGGACCAGGCGGGCCGCGCTGATTATCTTGTGGCAGGGGGTCCTCAGGTAGGGCCGATTCACCTTCTGGGCCAGATCCTCCACCACCATCTCCAGGTCCGTCTgggaacacacatacacaacagcCTTAATCCCATCTATTCAAGGAGAGACTGGAAATTCAGATGTTAAAAAGGGATTTGCAACCCATATTGATCAGACCTGAGCTGATTatattgactgattgactgattgtagtgtctggaaaaataaatcaagtgCATCTGTGGtgattcaaatattttttccatgttCTGCCTCAGAACTTCATTTCAAATCATTATCACAGGCATCAAagggtgagaaaaagagaaggagtgAGGAATTATCTTACAAACATACTCTAAAATACCCACTCCTAAACTTTTTAAAGATATGACTTTTTCTGTTGTAAGGATACAAAGCATGCCAGATGTGTCCTTCGTTACCTGCATGAGCTCAAAGATCTCTTTCTGGGTGCTGCCTTGCTGCAGGAAGAAGCCGTAGGGGTAAGAGCACTTCAGCACGCGCCGCGTCTtcagcagctcacacacaccgtCCTCAATGAACCGTGTGTCTGGAGGAGTGCcttcacctggacacacacacacacatacagagtcaaaaagacacacatacatttatcaGTGAAGTCCTGCATACTGGGTTCATCATAGTTATCATTAATGCAACTTTGGGATCAACAGATTTAGACAACGAAAAACTAAACAAAAGGAGGAGGGGTGTAAATGACATCCCCGATCAATAGGATACTCTATTAGGAGCAAAAATTGTATTCAAATTTCTAGGACGGGCCAACAAAGGATGAAAAACAGCCAattgggaaagagggaggagctTCAATTCAATAGGAAACTCTCCCCCGAGTCCAAACCAGCATAAACTTTTTAAAAATCTGGACGGACCAACAGACCAACCtatactagctgctggttgcagctaaaaaaacacattggtATGGTTTTTGTCTTTCCTGTTGCGATAAGCATAGCCAATGTTTTAGTGTGGATTGGATTATCTATTAAAGAGGGCAACGTCTTATGGTGAATACAAACTGAGGCTCAAAGCACTGTGCTGTGTATAACCCTTAGCTACTGGAAAGCACTCAACAAGCAGTTGACTTGCCGCTGACAAGCAGTTAACTTCCACTCCGTTCTGATGCAGCTCTTCCTAACCACAGTCAGAGGCCCGTACAGGGGAGACTTACGGCTAATGAAGGCTCTGCTTAGCTGCTCCATCTTCTCTTTGGCTGTTTTCAGCAGTTTCTGCTCCAACtaacagagggagaagagacagTACACACACGTCAAATCTTTCATGATGATCAGTTTGATCAAATGCAGCAGTCAACTCTTTGAATGtatcaaaacattttctgagCACATTCCTtagaaaacagtgtgtgtgtgtgtgtgtgtgtgtgtgtgtgtgtgaatgtgtgttaccTTATAGCTGTGTTCGTGGTTCTTGAAGCGGGTATAGTAGTGCATGAAACGGTCCAGTTCCTGAAAACTTTTGTGCTTCTTTTCTGCCTGCAACAGACAAGAACTCCTATTTCATAAAAATGGcttggtctctgtgtgtgtactgtgaatgttgtgagtataactgtatgtgtgagcaCATTAACATGTGCTTTGATAGTGtgttccgtgtgtgtgtgtgtgtgtgtgtgtatgtgtgacgtGTGTGCATGAATGACAAGTGTGTACTGAGGTGTGCAGGTGCATACATGAGCAGGTGATGTATGTCTGTGAaggtatgttttgtgtgtgtgttcatatgaacgtgtgcttgtgtgcatgacCAGCTGAGTACGTATTCTGAGAgtgtattgtctgtgtgtgtgtgtgtgtgtgtgtgtgtgtgtacctctacAGTCATCTCCTTGGACTGCTCCTCAAGCTGTTGGATGACTTCATAGCGAGTGCAGCGGTAGTAGCCTCCTGTCGACGAGCTGTGCTTCTTCCATTCCTCCAGACAGATCCAACAGAAGTCATACTtacactagagagagagagagagagagagagagagagagagacagagagagagagagagagagagagagagagagagacagagagagacagagagagagattatgatGAGATTTGGCCTGAAGCAGCTCAATTAGTTACTGATTACTGGTGCAAAAACTGATACAAATTATCCTCATAATCCtaatcaacatactgtatgtgatggAATAAACTCAATCTAGtagtaaataaatgcaaatattaAATGATCATTCAGCTTTTGGATcagaaatcattcattttaactAATTTTATCTATACTACTTAtaaaacacagctgacagagaTTAATGCTTTTACCTTAAATCACCTTTTAAAATTGCTTTTTGCTGAATGATTTATGGATATTGTCACAACTTCTccttgatttgtgtgtgtgtgtgtgtgtgtgtgtgtgtgtgtaccttggcACACTGCATGTGGTTGCAGCCCTCATTCTTCTGAATGGGTGACTTGCAGTTGGCACAGGGTTTGGAGTTGGTCAGCAGCCACAGGCAGTTAGCAGCGTCCTCGTAGGCCTCGCTCACACCTGCCACTGtggaacacacatacatacacatacacagacacatatacacacgttAGTAACATCTTAATAGGCCACCACCTGCCCTATAAACACACCCTTactcaaacaaatacacacatttggCAAATATCAATGATGTGGACACCCGCCACCACAGTGAAAAGCACATTAGACACATCCTGGTTGGCCTTACTGACAGCTGCCGTTAACTGGATGCCAGGAAGCCTTACTGTCATTGTGGTGCCAGTTAAAATAGTTCCTAATAACGATAAAAACTGCTGTAAACACGACAGACTTACACTCCTCAGGCTTCATCTCTGTGACTTTCTGGAGCCAATTCCTCCATGTCTGACAGTCACATGGCTCATGGGCCTCGCCAAGGCACTCCctggaggcagggagggggagagacagagagacagatagagaaggtTAGGCtacgggtaggttaggctatgtagaataggtagattgtttgtcttgctaaaatctgctcttgcctaccttgtgtttttcactatgcttgtcctatataattttgttcaccattgattgtgtttagttagatctagctagacacattctctgtaaagtcctctgagacatgcttgtgataaagggctatataaataaacgaacttgaacttgaactagaACAGGGGATTGAGTTTAAAGCAGCATAACATTTAGTTACTCAttactagagagagagacagagagaggaagcaatGCAGGAAACAGGCACATAATGCAAAAATCCTTTTAGACTGTGAGTATTTCCCATATAATTATATTTTGTGGCCAGCCCAAGGAAAATTAACAGTTGCCCACATAATTGTTTGTTAGATTCGCTCCACTGTGATGCATGAATAACACCcctcctccaaaaaaaaaataaaaataaaaaaaaacaagattgcTGTCAAGCACTAATACCATGTCAGTGAACAACATCGACACCATAGGTCATTATATGATGCAGCAAATATTTTGTCACAGTCGCTGCTCTTTCCAGTGCTGGTATGAACTGAACAGAGAGGCAAAGTTTGAAATGTAGCTTACATGCTGCATTGGCTTATACTGTGAGATAATATGATATGCTGCGCTCGCTAAATGACATGTCAATAACAATGTCAATAACAATGTCGATAACATGTGTAAACAAAGCCAACAAATCATTAGCGTACCAGCAGAAGAGGTGACCCTTGCCACAGTCGACGGCCGGGGAGGGCAGCAGAGGGAAGCTGTGGGGGTCGCTGTCCCCGGGGCCCGGTCTGGTCAGCCGCACCGCCCGCTCACAACGCACCGCAGGACACCAGCGGATGGCTGGATTGTTCTCCACAAACGCCTGGAAgagatgagtgagagagatgggagagaagtAGAGGACAAGGACAAGTGAGGGAGGAtacagacagggaggaagaggaagggaagaacaGAACACAAGAGACAAGGGAAAGCAAGTGAAGAGCAGAAGTGAGGaggttaaagaaagaaaaaggaagaaagaaacaaagaaagatagaaagagacaaacaaaaagGAACAGAGAAAATCCAGTACAAAAAGGTAGCAAGGGGGGCAGGGGATGAAGGGACATAAAATAAATTTACAGTTAGAAGAAAAGTGTTCCCTGAGGTGTTGTGTGTCTTTATTAGTGTGAACACTGTTATTTgtagtggagtgtgtgtgtttctacctTGATATCAAACTGTAGATAGCGCTGGTCCATCTCTCTAGAAACCACGCTCTCTATCACCTGGACTGGCACCAGCTGGTAGCAGTCATAGGCCGGGCAGAAGATATTGTGGGCATCGCCCTCCTGGATCTTTATGTTCAGGaacctgagacacacacacatacacacacacaagagattagacacacacacaaacacatcaaacacattcaaGTATGCAggaacatccacacacacacacacacacacacacacacacacacacacacacacacacacacacagagaggcccCTACCCCTCCCAGCAGCCTCTGCAGAACTCGTGGCCACAGGACATGTCCACTGGGTCCTCAAACACTGAGATAGAGCAGAGACAGATGCCACACTGCAGGgagacagaagacacacacatcacctgTTACACAGAGGCTATTTGGCACTGTATTATATCACAATAATACCTGACAAGTTGCTCTACATTCCGATTACTCAAGATTCAAAAGTCGATACTGTGAATTGCCGTGTCAACATCATTATTCCACCATTTGTATCCATATTTATCCAAAGACCCATACAGtcccatgagtgcatacattaaTCATTATTAATCTCACCCCTCTCCAAAAATACACCCAAACCTCCTTTAGCTTGTAGACTTCACTAGAAGCCTGATGAGCACTGCGAAAGCCCAAAAGTAAGGAGGGGCGCCACTTGCAAGCAGACAAATGATAAGCACTGGCTTGTCTAATTACACCTGACTTGAGAGCAATTGTGGACAAGAGGCTAATGGTTACAAACACATGTCAActaaaaaagcagaaaggagACATCTAGCTAGAAAGATGGCCAACTATGAATGAATTTTCCAGTGGTAAGATTAGCAATTAATCccattaaccccccccccccacaccaaaaaaaataacaacatacGGAAGAACATACATAAGAAAGtaatattcatattcatgaaAGGTAAATTACCTTTCACTACTTCCTTATTGTGTGTATTACCAGCACACACAATAAGGAAGTAATACTCATGAAAGTTTTGTTATCACCTGAGGAGGCATTTACCTTTAGATAGAATAGAATCAAACAGGGCAGTAAAACGTTTGCTTTTTACTACATATGGTAATATCTCTGTTGTTTTCACTATTACTGCCACCAAACTACCAAGTAATACAACAGAAATCGGTTAAACCAATCTGATTAGCTGCTTCTCTTCTCATAATGAGGGGTAATTTAAACTTTGTGGCCAGTTAGGAGGAATCCTCCTATTTAAGCCTACTGGGTCTCTCACCGTAGCCAGGCCCTCCTCCCCAGGGGTGAGGCAGCTGTCGGTCGGGGAGGTAAGGGTGAGGGTGAGGGGTGAGCGGGGGGTCCTCGGGGTGCGGGGCGAGGGCAGGGTGTCCCAGGCGTTGTAGCCGCTGGGCGGTGGGGTGGGCATGGCCACGCCCGAGCGCTGGCAGCAGCCTTCGGCGTCAGTCATCCAGGCTTCCAGAAgcttctctctgtcccagtCTGAGAGAGGCGggaggttacacacacacacacacatacacacacatttaagagCCTTCTATAAATCCTTCCTATAaattcacataaaaacacagtgacttgtatgcatacacagacacataaacccACACCCATTTACCCTCTCCATCATGCACTCTCACTCAAATCTGACAGACTGAACAAGGGGCTATGCATTTTTACTGTCtctcatatatatacacacacacacacacacacacacacacactcataaatacACACCATGCGCTCGCAGCAGGGCCTCGGCGGTGAAGAGGGGGGCCTGCAGCATGTCTGCCGTCTCTACTATCAGCATGTCCTTCAGCCTGCGCAGGTCCTGAAGCTTCAGTCCCTCATAGGGCTGGAGGGATGGAGcaggaaaaatgaaaagatattgagagaggagggagagaaaggggtaggaaggaggggacagaggagggagagatgagaaagagagagaggaggaagagaaaagggcagagtgggaaggaaaagagggttAGAGAGAAGGTGAGGAGAAGGAAttatgagacagaaagagatagatgagaggggtataaaataaaaacaaaaagagaagtATGAGAAGGAGAGAAGTGTAAGGAAGTgaaaaagacagagtgagaaaaacacaacaggacaaggatgaggggcagagagagagaaaggggtgagagagagagagagatgaagtatTAGCATGGAATTGGCTGCGGGAAGGAAGATCAAACTGCTATCAGTAGGCAGCAGCCGCTGCTACAGGACTGTGCTGGGTGTCCTCCATTTAACTTGGACCCCAAGAAACAGCAGGcgaagtgtgtgcgtgtgtctgtgtgtatactTGGATCACTGCACTTGTGAGGACCAGCGCAACTTGAAACATTTGAaggtgtgtatgagagagagtgtgcgtgtaTGATGAATATGCATGCCTTGTTTATCTCCTGTTGCCTGTGTAAATGGTGTGCCAACATCACAGTTCCTTCTGTCAGAGCAAGCtgctgtcattgtgtgtgtctggcacACATGATTTGAACGTCCATGTCTTTTCCATGACTACGTAGGAACATTTCCATGACGTAAAAGATTCAATTCCATCCTGGAGTGTTTGCTGTTCTTTAATTCAGAAAACTCCTGAAGGGATAAAGAGTCTTAACACAACAAATGCGTGTAACTGACCTTTACACAAATTTCAGAAATTCCTTGGCTTTCTCCGTAGCAACTGGAGCAAACCCAAGACCTAATACTTCCCAGGCAACAATGCTACCACTGCACCAATAGGGAAATCCCTTGTGGCTAATAGCTGTTCGCTAACAGGCCTTGCCACAGTTGCTACAATCTCTACACCTTGTGTCTGTGGCGCACAGTGCATAGCTGACAGCGGTATGACTCAATCGCTGACTAAGGTCTGTGTCTGTACAAAGCATAAGCTTTTCAGAAAACACATTAATTCTAATTCCTCTACAACACACCTCTCAAAATTTCCACACTTCCCAAACTCCCTGACCAGTGGGGAATCCCCCGAATGGCGTGCCTGCAGTCTCACCTCCTTGCATCGCAGCAGGTTGGTGTCgctgtgtgggtctgtgtgcgTCTGCTgagccgaggaggaggagaaaaccatCTGTGACTCCAGGCTGAGGGCCAGCTCGGTGTGGTGCTGCCGCTCGGCATGGTCGCATGGCGTCAACTTGTCCTCGTCCTCCACAAAAAGGTCTGCCTCGCTCTGGACTAACAGctagagggagggaagggaaaacaaaaggaatgggggaaaagagaagatgagacagatggatgtgaggaagaggaacagagaAAACGGGGtgaagaggcaaaaaaaaaagaatgagtgAGTGGTGGAAGGGAGAGTTGGGAGGGAacaagaggagcagagagagaaagagaagagaagacaaagaagagatGAGGGGAAACAGAAAAGGAATGGTGGAAAGAGGAGTGGACAGCGATACATGAAGGtagcaggagagaggaagaagaacaagGGACAGAAAGGTAGAAAGTGAGCAGAGGAAATAAGAGTGAAAAAGAAGTAGAGCGGAAGGGAGGAAGGTTAGTAAATGTATATTGAGAAAGATTGAGGCGAggagagatgaaatgagagagtGGAATTGAGAGAGATTGGTGAATAaagggggaaggaagagagggaaagcaaAAGAGGCGAAGGGGAATTTGTTCAAACTTTCTACCTTAAAAAGTCATTATGGAAAGCCACCTCCTCCCCACCCTTCTCCGTGCGTCTCTCTTTCACAGACACATATATCTCAATCATCTCACACCTCACGCTATTTGTCATTTCACAGCTCTCCtgcccctttccctccctcattaAGTTAGTTACATTTTACCGACTCCTTCCCACTGCCCATATCAGAGTTGGCCTCACttctctttcaattcaattcaggaAATGGATTTTCTTCCAAATCCAAAAGCTGTAAATCCTTTGCCATATCCAATCTTTGTAGAAGTGATGAGAATGAACGCTCCATCATTATTATGTGAATTACAGTTCCAGTTTACATTCTGAATTGAAAGGGAATTGGCTCCAATCTTGgtccacacacactcttttctcTCACCTCCACGCAGCTCTTCATGCCGGCGGCGGCAGCGTAGTGGAGACAGGTGCTGTGGTGGTTGTCGGTGGCGTTGACGTTGGCCCTCTCGTACTGGCCCCTGTCCAGCCTGGCCCCCGTCCAGCTGAGGATCATCTGGCaggggacaacacacacatattgacaAACCACACACATAGGCAgccacacgtgcacacacagaaTGATTTGTATGTCAACTTTGTCGACTCAATTAAAGGAATGAGTTTAAATGCATGCTCATGCTCGATACTATAtgg
This region includes:
- the LOC139913503 gene encoding ankyrin repeat and IBR domain-containing protein 1-like; amino-acid sequence: MGNTATKFRKALVSGDEALAWQLYEGNPQFREGLDPNASYGEQYQHNTPLHYVCRHAMTRLLRSFLFSKEGNPNKRNVHNETCLHVLCQGPQILLLPEGALSPRLARPQRDEQRRADSLQMILSWTGARLDRGQYERANVNATDNHHSTCLHYAAAAGMKSCVELLVQSEADLFVEDEDKLTPCDHAERQHHTELALSLESQMVFSSSSAQQTHTDPHSDTNLLRCKEPYEGLKLQDLRRLKDMLIVETADMLQAPLFTAEALLRAHDWDREKLLEAWMTDAEGCCQRSGVAMPTPPPSGYNAWDTLPSPRTPRTPRSPLTLTLTSPTDSCLTPGEEGLATCGICLCSISVFEDPVDMSCGHEFCRGCWEGFLNIKIQEGDAHNIFCPAYDCYQLVPVQVIESVVSREMDQRYLQFDIKAFVENNPAIRWCPAVRCERAVRLTRPGPGDSDPHSFPLLPSPAVDCGKGHLFCWECLGEAHEPCDCQTWRNWLQKVTEMKPEELAGVSEAYEDAANCLWLLTNSKPCANCKSPIQKNEGCNHMQCAKCKYDFCWICLEEWKKHSSSTGGYYRCTRYEVIQQLEEQSKEMTVEAEKKHKSFQELDRFMHYYTRFKNHEHSYKLEQKLLKTAKEKMEQLSRAFISREGTPPDTRFIEDGVCELLKTRRVLKCSYPYGFFLQQGSTQKEIFELMQTDLEMVVEDLAQKVNRPYLRTPCHKIISAARLVQQKRQEFLASVARGVAPNDSPDAPRRNYPGGSWDWEYLGFASPEMLSRHSVLGGGDQRDRQTQEYADIQYRRRHRPRRRGDMLSLHSLRSNSNTPETSRRSDNTEGPERSEGRRRALGSLDEDDPNILLAIQLSLQESRRERGLEGGMERGMEGRPELERGLDRGQERRPGPPGDLGGVASHSPNTDGPLGARGSSFPPSLLDPPRPPTRTDSTPQPPASNPLPLPPPPPSLSAELLELGDSLMKLGNITTPYDLDTHTFDTHTQDQPCSHHTYNHSTLTAPYPMEPNYSDRSHRQDQNALTTPYLLDHITINQSSDPSKEQSHCHSNTYLAEAEHAGSYALERTQNPAHPSSYNREHATTYESTPKPDSSYNPHPEHTSSYTPERPAPYVLERTPKSAPQPPAQLCLPSPELEPELMLSPVIPPGGAFTPSDPQRLEPLDPAASAQLLDNIMAWFSNNINPQNNPQSLALIPSPPTTETDSSPDTVTETGSESQTSREVTPAPTWQPPEGEPEAGRGATGPCPGAGGAEGRELSRPNTLELEHREAAEEGVDTGCVADVSLDEADTHPCSHSQCGDGPAHTAQARETDLDLAAQLEEDQSPEEWEEQVHLV